CAATACCGCCAACGACTACGAATTGCTGCTGCAAGTGGCCGACCGGATCAAGAAACGTGCGATGGAGTCGGGCAAGTTCGCCTTCGTCGACCTCGATCTGGCGTTCGACAAGCCGGAAGTGGTCGTCGATATCGACCGTGCCAAAGCCGCGCAGATGGGCGTGTCGATGCAGGATCTGGGCGGCACCCTGGCGACGCTGCTGGGTGAGGCGGAAATCAACCGTTTCACCATCGAAGGCCGCAGTTACAAAGTGATTGCCCAGGTCGAACGACCGTACCGCGAAAACCCTGGCTGGCTGAACAACTACTACGTGAAGAACACCCAGGGCGAGCTGCTGCCGCTGTCGACGCTGATCAAGGTCAGCGACCGGGCGCGACCGCGCCAGCTCAACCAGTTCCAGCAACTCAACGCGGCGAAGATTTCCGGATTCCCGTTGGTCAGCATGGGCGAGGCCATCGATACCGTGCTGCAGATCGCCCGGGAAGAAGCGCCTGCCGGGTTTGCCTTCGACTATGGCGGCGCCTCGCGCCAGTACGTGCAGGAAGGCAGCGCTCTGTGGGTAACCTTCGCCCTGGCGCTGGCGATCATTTTCCTGGTGCTGGCGGCGCAGTTCGAGAGCTTCCGTGATCCGCTGGTGATTCTGGTGACGGTGCCGCTGTCGATCTGTGGTGCGTTGATTCCGCTGTTCCTTGGCTGGTCGAGCATGAACATCTACACCCAGGTCGGACTGGTGACCCTGATCGGGCTGATCAGCAAGCACGGGATCCTGATCGTCGAGTTCGCCAACCAACTGCGCAAGGACAAGGGCCTGACCGCGCGCGAAGCGGTCGAGGAAGCGGCGGCAATCCGCTTGCGCCCGGTGTTGATGACCACGGCGGCGATGGTGTTCGGCATGGTGCCGTTGATTCTGGCGACCGGTGCGGGCGCCGTGAGCCGGTTCGATATCGGCACCGTGATTGCAACGGGGATGTCGATCGGCACCCTGTTTACGCTGTTTGTGCTGCCGTGCATCTACACCCTATTGGCGAAACCCGATCCGAAATAACAGCGATTTACCCTTGTGGGAGCGGGCTTGCTCGCGAAAGCGTCAGGTCAGTCAACAGCAATGCTGAATGTGCCGGCCCCTTCGTGAGCAAGCCCACTCCCACCCTTGATCGCGGCCAGCCCCCCCAATCCTTCATCCACCACAGTCCCCTGTGGCAGCGGGCTTGCTCGCGAAAGCGTCAGGTCAGTCAACAGCCATGCTGAATGTGCCGGCCTCTTCGTGAGCAAGCCCACTCCCACCCTTGATCGCGGCAAGCCCCCCAATCCTTCATCCACCACAGTCCCCTGTGGGAGCGGGCTTGCTCGCGAAAGCGTCGGGTCAGTCAACAGCAATGCTGAATGTGCCGGCCCCTTCGTGAGCAAGCCCACTCCCACCCTTGATCGCGGCAAGCCCCCCCAATCCTTCATCCACCACAGTCCCCTGTGGGAGCGGGCTTGCTCGCGAAAGCGCCAGGTCAGTCAACAGCAATGCTGAATGTGCCGGCCCCTTCGTGAGCAAGCCCACTCCCACCCTTGATCGCGGCCAGCCACAAACCTGCCATCCATCGCCGATCCCACAGGGGAATGGTGTGATCCCTGGAACACGCGCAATAAAAAAGGCCTCGCATCTGCGAGGCCTTTCATTTTGGCTTCAATCGGTTCAACTCTGTGGCCTCATCCCTTGAGAAAGTCCGAACATGAACAACAACAGATCATGGTCAGGTTTAGTGGCCACGGAGGCTTTCGCCACCCGTGGTACTGCGCAGTGAGCATCGCCTGTGGTAGCACCGATCACCTGCATGCGGGGCTGCTCCCAGGCCGCCACCGCCAATGAAGCAACTGCCAAGGCTCCAACCAAAAACAAACCTCGTGCAATTTCGAGTTTCATCGCTATAAACCTTTGATAGCGCTGCCAAACGCCGTCTCATAAAAGTAGACGAGTTTTTTCCAGTCCGTGTCGCTGAACGACGAATGGCGACGCAATTGCTTCATGTCATGGGAGGCCGCGCGATAAGCGGTCAGACGCTGACGGCATTTCTCCAGATCGATCAATGCCACTTCGACCTGAGCCGAATCACCTTCGCCGGTCACCCGTACAAAAACGTGTTTGATGTAGATACAGCTGTGCTGCCAACGGCCCTTGTGCATGCGCGCGAGGTTTTCGGCCAGGTCTTTGAGGACGCGCTCGTAAACCGCTTCGCCATATTGGGCACGGCCACCGGCGGCTTCCCACTTCTCGAGTTCGTCGAAACCGTCCAGCGACTTGGTCACCAGCAGCGCACGCCACTTGTGTTGCGGATCGGGCTGCGCACCGCAGAAGACGATTTGCGGGACGCGTACGCCGAGGCGGCTGACACCGGTCAGGGCATCCAGCTCTCGCAAGACTGTCGGCCGGCCGAAGGGATGCAGCCAACTGCGATAGATATGTCCGGTCTGGCGCTTGGCATACAGTAACTGGCCGTCACGGCCCACGACTCGTTGCACACCACTTTCCCCGCCACGGCGCACGTTGGGTTCTTCCACCCATTCACCGCGCTGGTTCCAGTAGTAGTCGAAGCGATCTTGGGGAGCGACTTCCGTTTCTGCTGCTATTTGCACCGCCATCCTGTTACCTCTTGCGTAATACGTAAACCCGCCACATGGCATAGAGCGGAATGAAGTCCAGTTGTTCCTGAATGCGAAAACCTGCCTCTTCGAACTCTTTTTCTACTGTCACAGCCGGTAACACAAACCGGTTTTGGTAACCTTCCTGCCCGCGCCGCTGTTCAGCGCGTTTGCGTTTCCAGGCCTTGAAATTACCGTCCACCCACAACGAAATGATTACGCTGTCACGGGTGACACGCTCGAATTCGCGCAAAATCGTCCGCCGATGTTCGGCTTCACCGATGTGATGCAGCAAACGCATGCAGAAAATGCTGTCGACGGCGTTATCCGGCAAGGCAATGTCGAACGCTGACGTGTGCAAAGGTTGTACCCGTTTCACCACATCAGCCGGCTGCGCCTGCATCGCGGTCTTGATCATAGACTCGGAATTGTCCGCGCCAATGATCACCCGATTGGGTTTTTCCGCCAGCAACGGCCAGAAACGCCCTGCACCACACGGCAGATCCAGAACCAGCCCCGGCTCGCCCGCCAGCGTCAACGCCTTGCGGGCCAGTTGCTCGTCCCGCCAATGTGACAACCGACGACCGAGACCGTCCTGATGCTTGCGCAAATATTTTTGTGCATGCTGGTCATCATACTTTTCGGAAAAATCGAGCTTGATCGGTCTGCTCATTTTCAGGACTCCTGAATAACTGATGCCCCTACCATAGGTAGTGGCATGTCAGCGTCAGGTCGTCCCTTTGTGAAAATTACGTCAGGTAAACCGGCAAACTATTACAGGGTTTTACAGGGAGAAAGCAATAGCGCGGGGCCATCAGCGACCGTCAGCACGGCCCAGCGTCACCTCAAAGCGGCAGCCATTGGGCTGCATGGTGCTCAACGTCACCTCCCAGCCCTGGTTTTCACAGATCCGCTGCACCAGCGACAAACCCAGACCCAGGCCTTCGCCGCGCTTCTCATTGCCGCGCACGAAGGGCTGGAACATGGCCTCACGTTTTTCCTCGGGAATGCCGACGCCCGAGTCTTCGACGACGAAGCCGTTGTCGTTGAGCGTCAGGCGGATGAAGCCCTGCTCGGTGTAGTGGCAGGCGTTGCGCAACAAATTGCCCATGACCGCGCTGAGCAGAGTCGCGTTGAAGCGAGTGTCCGGCGGATTGCCCGGCTCGAACATCAGCCGCAGCCCTTTCGATTCGATCGGTTCACGCCAGATACTCAACAAGCCATTGGCCACCTGACTGATGTTCTGCTGCGGCGCTGAACCGGCGTCTTCACGCTGGGCGCGGGCGAGCATCAGGAAGGTCTGCACCAGTTCACGCATTTCTTCGCTGGCGCGGGCGATGCGCTCGACCTGGGCACGACCGCGTTGATCCAGCCCCGGATTTTCCAGCAGCAGTTCGCAGGAACTGGCCAGCACCATTAACGGCGTGCGCAGTTCGTGGCTGACGTCACTGGTGAACAGCCGCTCGCGGGTCAGCGCCTGACGCAGACGACCAAGCGTTGCATCGAACGCCACCGCCAGTTCGCCGACTTCGTCAGCCGCATAGTCCGGCGCCAGTGGCGGCGCCAGACCGAGCAACTGATCGCGATGCCGTACTTGCCGTGCCAGGCGCACCACCGGCGCCATGACCTTGCGCGCCAGCACCCAGCCGAGGAATACGGCCAGCGCCAGACTGAGCACAAAGCCCACCAGCACCACGGCAAACAGCACGCGTTCACGCTCTTCGAAATCGCTTTGATCCTGCAGCAGCACGTAGCGGCGACCGTCGACGATCTCGACCATCGCGTGATACGACAGCTGCTCGCGGAACACTTCGTGGAACCCCGCATCGAGGTGACGCAGATCCTTGGGCAGCTCGAAATCACCCGGTCCGCCGCTGAAATAGAACAACTGGTCCGGTTCCGGGCGATGGCTCCAGTCCGAGACGTTGTCCATCAGCAGCAGACGTTGCAGGTCGCCGCCCAGCCCCGCCGAAATCAGTTTCTCCTCCACCAGGTGCACGGTCGCCACGATGCCCATGGCGAAGGCCCCGGCCACCAGCGCACTCATCAGCGCAAAGGCGATGATGATCCGCTGGGAAAGGCTTTGCTTAAACTCCATCACGCCCCTCGGCCAGGCGGTAACCCACGCCGTGCACGGTTTGCAGCAACGGCTTGGCGAATGGCTTGTCGATCACCTGACGCAATTGGTGGACGTGGCTGCGCAGGCTGTCGCTGTCCGGGCAGTCATCGCCCCACAGCGCTTCTTCGAGAATTTCCCGACGCAGGACGTGCGGACTCTTCTGCATCAAGACTGCCAGCAGCTTCAGCCCGACCGGGTTGAGCTTGAGCAGCTTGCCCTCGCGGGTCACTTCCAGCGTGTCGAGGTCGTAGGTCAGGTCACCGACCTGCAGCGCGCGACGGCCGCCGCCCTGGGTGCGACGCATCACGGCTTCGATGCGTGCCGCCAGTTCCGACAGGGCAAACGGTTTGACCAGGTAATCATCAGCCCCGGACTTGAAGCCCTGCAGGCGGTCGTCCAGTTGATCGCGGGCGGTGAGCATGATCACCGGCGTATCGCGTCGGGCGTCTTCACGCAGGCGCTTGCACAGGGTGTAGCCGTCGATCCCCGGCAGCATGATATCGAGCACGATCAGGTCGTAATGCTCGGTGGCAGCCAGATGCAGGCCCGACAAGCCGTCCTGGGCGCAATCGACGGTATAGCCTTTGAGCCCCAGGTAATCGGCCAGGTTGGCCAGGATATCGCGGTTGTCTTCGACCAATAGAATTCGCATTGGCATCTCCTCCGTACACAGTTACGGCCGTCATGGCCCGCGCAGCTTAAGGCCAACGCCGTTTCAGGGCTAGGGCCGGCAGGCACGCCGATCCATTTGCCTAACCAAATTAAATATTTAACAAAGTTTTCACTATGGATTCACAACCTGATTACAGTGGCGCCGTGACACTCGCGCGCCATTGATATAAGGAAAACGAGACAATGGACCCTTTCAAGACTGCGCCCATGCGCTTTCTGCTGCTCATCACCGGCGCCTGGCTGGTCATCTTTCTTCTGACTCGAGCGGTACTGCTGCTGACTCACCTGGATGAGGCCGGCGGCTTCGCCCTGTCGGTGTTCGGCATCGGCGCGCTCTACGACCTGGGTTTCCTGGCCTATGCGGCATTGCCGATGGGCTTGTACCTGCTGCTCTGCCCGCCGGGCCTGTGGCGTCGTCGTGGGCATCGCGGGTTCCTGCGCGCCCTGCTGACCATCAGCCTGTTCGCCATGCTGTTCGTGGCGGTGGCCGAATGGCTGTTCTGGGACGAGTTCGGCGTGCGTTTCAACTTCATCGCCGTCGATTACCTGGTGTATTCCGACGAAGTGCTGAACAACGTCCTCGAGTCGTACCCGATCGGCAAACTGCTGAGCCTCCTCGCGGTACTGGCCGTGGTTATCAGCTTTGCCTTGGGCAAGCCGTTCAATGCTGCCATGAATGCCCCGCTGCCAGCGCTGCGCGGGCGTCTGCTCAGTGCCTTGGGCCTGTTGATCGTCGCGGGTCTGAGCCTGCAACTGCTCAGCCAGGACGCCCCACGTGCCCAGGGCGGCAACGCCTACCAGAACGAACTGGCCAGCAACGGCCCGTATCAGTTCTTCGCCGCGTTCCGTAACAATGAACTCGACTACACCCAGTTCTACAAGAGCCTGCCGGCAGAAAAAGTCGCCAGCCAGATCCGCGCCGAGCTGAGCGAAAGCGACGCGCGCTTCATCGGCAAGGATCCCCAGGACATTCGCCGGGTGATCGACAACCCGGGCACCCCGCGCAAGCCGAACATTGTGCTGGTGACCATCGAAAGCCTGAGCGCCAAGTACCTGGGCAGCAATGGCGACGGTCGCAACCTGACGCCAAACCTCGACGCCTTGCGCAAGCAGAGCCTGTACTTCAACAACTTCTACGCCACCGGCACCCGCACCGACCGCGGTCTGGAAGCGATCACCCTGGCCATCCCGCCGACGCCAGGCCGCTCGATCGTCAAGCGCATCGGCCGTGAAAGCGGTTTCGCCAGCCTTGGCCAGCAGTTGAGCGCGGTGGGTTACGACAGCGTGTTCGTCTACGGCGGACGCGGCTACTTCGACAACATGAACGCGTTCTTCAGCGGCAACGGCTATCGTGTGGTCGATCAGAGCAGCGTCGATGAAGCCGAGATCCACTTCAAGAACGCCTGGGGCATGGCCGACGAAGATCTGTACCGCCAGACCCTGAAACTGGCGGATGCCGACTACGCCAAACAGCAGCCGTTTCTGCTGCAACTGATGACCACCTCCAACCATCGCCCTTACACCTACCCGGACAACCGGATCGACATCAAATCCGGCAACGGCCGTGATGGTGCGGTGAAGTACACCGACTATGCGATTGGTCAGTTCCTGGAGCAGGCGCGGCAAAAGCCGTGGTTCGACAATACGATCTTCATCTTCGTCGCCGACCACACCGCGGGCAGCGCCGGCAAGGAAGACTTGCCGATCAGCAACTATCAGATTCCGCTGTTCATCTACGCGCCGAAAATGATCGAAGCCCGCGAAAGCGCGCAACTGGCCAGTCAGATCGACCTGGCGCCGACACTGCTGGGCTTGCTCAACCTGGATTACACCTCGACGTTCTTCGGTCGCAACCTGTTGCAGGACAACCCGCTGCCACCGCGCGTGGTGGTCGGCAACTACCAGCATCTGGGCCTGTTCGACGGCAAGGATCTGGCGATCCTCAGCCCACGCCAGGGCTTGCGCCGGCATGATGATGCATTGACCGAGAGCCGTGAATCGCGAGTTACCAGCGACGATCCGCTGGTCAGCCGGGCGATTGCGTATTACCAGGCGGCCAGTTATGGCTTCAAACAGCAGTTGTTGAGCTGGAAGCCGGCGAAGGACAGCACTGTCCAGGTCAGCGAGCAGTAACCGACGGTGGTTCAGGTCAGGTCAGTCAAGCTTTGTGTCGACTGCTCTGACGCCATCGCTGGCAAGCCAGCTCCCACAAGGATTGCGCTAAACCTGTGGGAGCTGGCTTGCCAGCGATGGCCCCACCTCGGTATAGCGCCAACAACAAATCGAAGGCAATAAAAAACCCCGCCTGCTCATCGCAGGCGGGGTTTTTCGTTACAGGGGTAAGGCTGGCTTACATCATGCCGCCCATGCCACCCATGCCGCCCATGTCTGGCATACCGCCGCCAGCCGAGCCTTCTTTCTTCGGTGCATCAGCAACAGCCGCTTCGGTGGTCAGGATCAGACCGCCGATCGAGGCTGCAGCTTGCAGAGCGGAACGGGTTACCTTGGTTGGGTCCAGGATGCCCATTTCGATCATGTCGCCGTATTCGCCCGAAGCAGCGTTGTAACCGAAGTTACCTTTGCCGTTCTTCACTTCGTTGACGACTACGCTTGGCTCGTCACCGGAGTTGGCAGCGATCTGACGCAGCGGTGCTTCAACAGCACGACGCAGTACAGCGATACCGACGTTCTGGTCAGCGTTGTCGCCGGTCAGTTCGGTCAGGGCTTCCAGAGCACGGATCAGCGCAACGCCACCGCCAGGTACCACGCCTTCTTCAACGGCTGCACGGGTTGCGTGCAGGGCGTCTTCAACGCGGGCCTTCTTCTCTTTCATTTCAACTTCGGAACCAGCGCCAACCTTGATCACTGCAACGCCGCCGGACAGCTTGGCCAGACGCTCTTGCAGTTTTTCACGGTCGTAGTCCGAGGAAGTCTCGGCAACCTGGGCGCGGATCTGAGCGATACGGGCTTCGATGTCGCCTTGTACGCCAGCACCGTCAACGATGATGGTGTTTTCCTTGGACAGGGTCACGCGCTTGGCGTTACCCAGGTGCTCCAGGGTGGTGCTTTCCAGGCTCAGGCCGATCTCTTCGGAGATCACGGTACCGCCGGTCAGAACGGCGATGTCCTGCAGCATGGCCTTGCGACGGTCGCCGAAGCCTGGAGCCTTGACGGCTGCAACCTTGACGATGCCACGCATGTTGTTCACGACCAGAGTCGCCAGGGCTTCGCCTTCAACGTCTTCGGCAACGATCAGCAGTGGACGGCCGGCTTTGGCAACGGCTTCCAGCACTGGCAGCATTTCGCGGATGTTCGAGATCTTTTTGTCGACCAACAGGATCAGCGGGCCGTCGAGCTCGGCCACCATGGTGTCCGGCTTGTTGACGAAGTACGGGGACAGGTAGCCACGGTCGAACTGCATGCCTTCTACAACCGACAGTTCGTTTTCCAGGCCCGAGCCTTCTTCAACGGTGATCACGCCTTCTTTACCGACTTTTTCCATGGCTTCGGCAATGATGTCGCCGATGGAGTTGTCGGAGTTGGCGGAGATGGTGCCTACCTGAGCGATAGCCTTGGTGTCAGCGCATGGCTTGGACAGGGCTTTCAGCTCTTTGACGATCGCGATGGTCGCTTTGTCGATACCGCGCTTCAGGTCCATCGGGTTCATGCCGGCAGCGACGGCTTTCAGGCCTTCGTTGACGATCGATTGAGCCAGAACGGTCGCGGTGGTAGTACCGTCACCAGCGTCATCGTTGGCACGGGAGGCAACGTCTTTGACCAGCTGCGCGCCCATGTTTTCGAAGCGATCTTCGAGTTCGATTTCCTTGGCGACGGAAACGCCGTCCTTGGTGATGGTCGGAGCGCCGAAGCTCTTCTCGAGGATCACGTTACGGCCTTTCGGGCCCAGGGTCGCTTTTACCGCGTCAGCCAGAACGTTGACGCCTTTGAGCATCTTGGAGCGGGCGGCATCGCCGAACTTAACTTCTTTAGCAGCCATGATCGATATTCCTTAAATACTTTGTAGTAACGGGAAAATGAGCGGGGAAATCAGCCTTCCAGTACAGCGAGAATCTCGTTCTCAGCCATTACCAGCAGGTCTTCGCCGTCGACTTTCACAGTGTTGCTGCCGGAGTAAGGACCGAACACAACCTTGTCGCCGACTTTAACGGCCAGCGCACGCACTTCACCGTTTTCCAGAGTCTTGCCTGGGCCTGCAGCGACGATCACACCGTGGTTGGCTTTTTCAGCAGCCGAACCTGGCAGGACGATACCGCCAGCGGTTTTCTTTTCTTCTTCGCTGCGACGGATGACGACGCGGTCATGCAGAGGACGAAGCTTCATTGTCGATCTCTCCTAATTGTGGTTTTCATCGGCCGGTGTAGTCCCGGCGGGTTTAACAAATCCGGCCTGCGCCGGTTGCGGTTCGTCGAGCGAACCGCGGAAGTCTGTCCGGCTTGAATGCCGGAAACCTTTCGGTGACCGATACATAAGGGCGCATAAGCTTATTACAAGGGCGGGGGCAGAAAATTTTTCATCAATTGCCCCTTGAATGCCGCGCATAAACAAACGGCACCCGAAGGTGCCGTGCCGAAGCAGGGGTTACTTGCTGTCGCGATGTTCGAACTCGCCTTCGATCACATCACCCTCGCGGCCCAGAGGCTGGCGCGGTGCAGGACCGCCACGGGGTTGCAGGTCGTCGGCGAAGGCCCGCTGACGCATCGCCTGTTCTTCGGCGCGCTGACGCATTTTATTGGCCAGCAGACGACGGGTGAACGGCAGCAGCATCACCAGACCGACCACGTCGCTGATGAAGCCCGGCAGGATCAACAGGCCACCGGCCAAGGCGAGCATCAAGCCTTCAAGCATGGTCTGTGCGGGCAACTCACCGCGATTCAGGCTTTCACGGGCACGCAGTGCCGTGGCCAGACCGGCGACGCGCAGTACGAACACACCGAACATCGAGCCGAGAATGATCAGCAGCAGGGCCGGGAAAAACCCGATCGCCCCTGCCACTTTGACGAATACGAACAGCTCCAGCACCGGAAACAGCAGAAAGAGCAACAAAAAAGGGCGCATCAAAGATTCCTCAACGCAAGAAATGCCTTGCAGTAAGCCTTAGATGACGTCGCCCTTTCGTGAATTCAAGCGTCGGCCACCGCATTTTTTGGCCAGACCTCGGCGTGAGCCAGAGAAACCAAGGCTTCGCGCACTTGTATCGGCGTATGACAAAGCGCTGGAAACGGCAGCCAATACAGTGCCTGACCGATGCGCAAGTGCATGCCTTCGCTGTCGATTCCGGCCAGTTGCGCCGGTACGGTTTTCGGCAACCCGCTGAGCTCCACGTAGTGGGCGATGGCTTTGGCGTGATCGCAGTTCATGTGCTCGACCATGCTGATTTCCGCCTTGCCGGCAAACGGGTTGGCCAGGGTCAGCTGATCGATCCAGTGAATCGCGCCGAAACCGCCGATGTAGCGATGACGCACCGGGTTGAGCACCCAGAAATCAAAATCGTGGGCCTTGTGATAGTTCTGCGAGTCGGGGAAATACCGGTAGTAACGTTCGGCGGCGGCTTCGATGGCAGCCGGGTCTTCGAGCTTCTGCGCTTCGGCCAGACAGGTCAGGCGACCAACGGCCTGCACGTCGTCGGCCTCGCGCTCGCCCACCAGCAGCGAACATTTCGGGTCCTTCTGCAGGTTGTGGGTGTGCTGGGCGATGCGGCTGA
The Pseudomonas fluorescens genome window above contains:
- a CDS encoding lipopolysaccharide kinase InaA family protein, which encodes MAVQIAAETEVAPQDRFDYYWNQRGEWVEEPNVRRGGESGVQRVVGRDGQLLYAKRQTGHIYRSWLHPFGRPTVLRELDALTGVSRLGVRVPQIVFCGAQPDPQHKWRALLVTKSLDGFDELEKWEAAGGRAQYGEAVYERVLKDLAENLARMHKGRWQHSCIYIKHVFVRVTGEGDSAQVEVALIDLEKCRQRLTAYRAASHDMKQLRRHSSFSDTDWKKLVYFYETAFGSAIKGL
- a CDS encoding class I SAM-dependent methyltransferase — its product is MSRPIKLDFSEKYDDQHAQKYLRKHQDGLGRRLSHWRDEQLARKALTLAGEPGLVLDLPCGAGRFWPLLAEKPNRVIIGADNSESMIKTAMQAQPADVVKRVQPLHTSAFDIALPDNAVDSIFCMRLLHHIGEAEHRRTILREFERVTRDSVIISLWVDGNFKAWKRKRAEQRRGQEGYQNRFVLPAVTVEKEFEEAGFRIQEQLDFIPLYAMWRVYVLRKR
- a CDS encoding sensor histidine kinase — its product is MEFKQSLSQRIIIAFALMSALVAGAFAMGIVATVHLVEEKLISAGLGGDLQRLLLMDNVSDWSHRPEPDQLFYFSGGPGDFELPKDLRHLDAGFHEVFREQLSYHAMVEIVDGRRYVLLQDQSDFEERERVLFAVVLVGFVLSLALAVFLGWVLARKVMAPVVRLARQVRHRDQLLGLAPPLAPDYAADEVGELAVAFDATLGRLRQALTRERLFTSDVSHELRTPLMVLASSCELLLENPGLDQRGRAQVERIARASEEMRELVQTFLMLARAQREDAGSAPQQNISQVANGLLSIWREPIESKGLRLMFEPGNPPDTRFNATLLSAVMGNLLRNACHYTEQGFIRLTLNDNGFVVEDSGVGIPEEKREAMFQPFVRGNEKRGEGLGLGLSLVQRICENQGWEVTLSTMQPNGCRFEVTLGRADGR
- the colR gene encoding two-component system response regulator ColR, whose product is MRILLVEDNRDILANLADYLGLKGYTVDCAQDGLSGLHLAATEHYDLIVLDIMLPGIDGYTLCKRLREDARRDTPVIMLTARDQLDDRLQGFKSGADDYLVKPFALSELAARIEAVMRRTQGGGRRALQVGDLTYDLDTLEVTREGKLLKLNPVGLKLLAVLMQKSPHVLRREILEEALWGDDCPDSDSLRSHVHQLRQVIDKPFAKPLLQTVHGVGYRLAEGRDGV
- a CDS encoding LTA synthase family protein; its protein translation is MDPFKTAPMRFLLLITGAWLVIFLLTRAVLLLTHLDEAGGFALSVFGIGALYDLGFLAYAALPMGLYLLLCPPGLWRRRGHRGFLRALLTISLFAMLFVAVAEWLFWDEFGVRFNFIAVDYLVYSDEVLNNVLESYPIGKLLSLLAVLAVVISFALGKPFNAAMNAPLPALRGRLLSALGLLIVAGLSLQLLSQDAPRAQGGNAYQNELASNGPYQFFAAFRNNELDYTQFYKSLPAEKVASQIRAELSESDARFIGKDPQDIRRVIDNPGTPRKPNIVLVTIESLSAKYLGSNGDGRNLTPNLDALRKQSLYFNNFYATGTRTDRGLEAITLAIPPTPGRSIVKRIGRESGFASLGQQLSAVGYDSVFVYGGRGYFDNMNAFFSGNGYRVVDQSSVDEAEIHFKNAWGMADEDLYRQTLKLADADYAKQQPFLLQLMTTSNHRPYTYPDNRIDIKSGNGRDGAVKYTDYAIGQFLEQARQKPWFDNTIFIFVADHTAGSAGKEDLPISNYQIPLFIYAPKMIEARESAQLASQIDLAPTLLGLLNLDYTSTFFGRNLLQDNPLPPRVVVGNYQHLGLFDGKDLAILSPRQGLRRHDDALTESRESRVTSDDPLVSRAIAYYQAASYGFKQQLLSWKPAKDSTVQVSEQ
- the groL gene encoding chaperonin GroEL (60 kDa chaperone family; promotes refolding of misfolded polypeptides especially under stressful conditions; forms two stacked rings of heptamers to form a barrel-shaped 14mer; ends can be capped by GroES; misfolded proteins enter the barrel where they are refolded when GroES binds), translated to MAAKEVKFGDAARSKMLKGVNVLADAVKATLGPKGRNVILEKSFGAPTITKDGVSVAKEIELEDRFENMGAQLVKDVASRANDDAGDGTTTATVLAQSIVNEGLKAVAAGMNPMDLKRGIDKATIAIVKELKALSKPCADTKAIAQVGTISANSDNSIGDIIAEAMEKVGKEGVITVEEGSGLENELSVVEGMQFDRGYLSPYFVNKPDTMVAELDGPLILLVDKKISNIREMLPVLEAVAKAGRPLLIVAEDVEGEALATLVVNNMRGIVKVAAVKAPGFGDRRKAMLQDIAVLTGGTVISEEIGLSLESTTLEHLGNAKRVTLSKENTIIVDGAGVQGDIEARIAQIRAQVAETSSDYDREKLQERLAKLSGGVAVIKVGAGSEVEMKEKKARVEDALHATRAAVEEGVVPGGGVALIRALEALTELTGDNADQNVGIAVLRRAVEAPLRQIAANSGDEPSVVVNEVKNGKGNFGYNAASGEYGDMIEMGILDPTKVTRSALQAAASIGGLILTTEAAVADAPKKEGSAGGGMPDMGGMGGMGGMM
- a CDS encoding co-chaperone GroES, producing MKLRPLHDRVVIRRSEEEKKTAGGIVLPGSAAEKANHGVIVAAGPGKTLENGEVRALAVKVGDKVVFGPYSGSNTVKVDGEDLLVMAENEILAVLEG
- a CDS encoding FxsA family protein — encoded protein: MRPFLLLFLLFPVLELFVFVKVAGAIGFFPALLLIILGSMFGVFVLRVAGLATALRARESLNRGELPAQTMLEGLMLALAGGLLILPGFISDVVGLVMLLPFTRRLLANKMRQRAEEQAMRQRAFADDLQPRGGPAPRQPLGREGDVIEGEFEHRDSK
- a CDS encoding HugZ family protein, encoding MSVEAAKNARELLLKEYRGVLSTHSKSMPGFPFGSVVPYCLDEQGRPLILISRIAQHTHNLQKDPKCSLLVGEREADDVQAVGRLTCLAEAQKLEDPAAIEAAAERYYRYFPDSQNYHKAHDFDFWVLNPVRHRYIGGFGAIHWIDQLTLANPFAGKAEISMVEHMNCDHAKAIAHYVELSGLPKTVPAQLAGIDSEGMHLRIGQALYWLPFPALCHTPIQVREALVSLAHAEVWPKNAVADA